The Acidobacteriota bacterium genome window below encodes:
- a CDS encoding NAD(P)-dependent oxidoreductase, which translates to MSDLSCLENVAVTGATGFIGGHLVWALVAAGCRPTLVTRSRNHDGYLEEFGEEIRWAEVNLSEANSVREFLRLQKPRVLVHLAGTRGRTDARGSAAACEELNFRVTVDLLRAAMTAEVHRIVILGTAEEYGNQPGPQHEALPSLATSPYGVSKARATEQAMKIHAEAGCPVVVVRPFSVYGPGQPSDMFIAEAVDAAVRNVEFRMSHGEQKRDLIFVEDVVRGLLAAASAPGIEGSVINLGTGEAHSLRDVAELIWRMAGANAPLLIGARHAPEEELYDTWAEITLARRLLGWEPSVGLNKGLERTIDFARTRLGVRAQRCQVM; encoded by the coding sequence ACGTAGCCGTAACGGGAGCAACCGGCTTCATCGGGGGCCACCTGGTGTGGGCGCTTGTCGCCGCGGGCTGCCGCCCGACGCTCGTGACTCGCTCCCGGAACCACGATGGTTATCTAGAGGAGTTCGGTGAAGAGATCCGATGGGCTGAGGTGAATCTCAGTGAAGCCAACAGCGTCCGAGAGTTTCTCCGGCTCCAGAAGCCCAGAGTTTTAGTTCACCTCGCGGGGACGCGAGGGCGCACCGATGCACGTGGTTCGGCGGCCGCCTGTGAGGAGTTGAACTTTCGCGTGACAGTAGACCTGCTGCGAGCGGCGATGACGGCCGAAGTCCATAGGATTGTGATTCTTGGCACCGCCGAGGAGTATGGAAATCAACCCGGGCCCCAGCATGAAGCGCTTCCTTCGCTAGCCACATCGCCTTATGGGGTTTCCAAGGCCAGGGCAACCGAGCAGGCGATGAAAATTCACGCGGAGGCCGGCTGTCCGGTCGTGGTCGTCAGGCCTTTCAGCGTATACGGGCCCGGCCAGCCGAGCGATATGTTCATCGCTGAAGCCGTGGATGCCGCCGTTCGCAACGTCGAATTCCGAATGTCGCACGGAGAGCAAAAGCGTGATCTGATCTTCGTCGAGGACGTAGTGCGAGGTCTTCTCGCCGCCGCCAGCGCGCCCGGAATCGAAGGAAGCGTTATTAATCTAGGCACAGGTGAGGCTCATAGCTTGCGCGACGTGGCGGAGCTTATCTGGAGGATGGCGGGCGCTAATGCGCCGCTTCTCATCGGCGCTCGTCACGCACCCGAAGAGGAGCTTTACGACACCTGGGCAGAAATAACTTTGGCGCGACGGCTGCTCGGATGGGAGCCCAGTGTTGGTTTGAATAAGGGGCTTGAACGAACTATCGATTTCGCGCGCACTCGCCTGGGAGTCAGGGCACAAAGATGTCAAGTGATGTGA
- a CDS encoding FAD-dependent oxidoreductase, translating to MSSDVIVLGAGLAGLSAAYHLGGECEVFEREDYLGGHCRTKSVDGFNFDEGAHVFFGKDDCSREFVWEPLGDEMIAHRAEIWNNYDTTRYGRYPVQANANALPPELATRCVMDFVEASRQLEPEVRTYEEWCYASFGKTFADEFMLRYARKVWTVEPREMNTEWLGSKVGGRISRPSMEQVIRGVIDPNPQELNYLTDFSYPASGGFGRIIDPVASGATRVRLGCGVTRIETDARRITFADGTERNYTAAISTIPLPTLVRLAADAPAEVRAAAERLMWTSVRCVNLGIARPDVGPGHWVYFYDHDVPFFRVSFPSKFAPDNAPPGHSSISCEIAYSRRKPLNEDRLVERVVESLRRTGILEDSDRIVVADQINIPYAYVVFDFNREPSLRTIHTWMESVGLYACGRFGEWGYHWSFEAIESGRRVAGRVAEQLDIVVSV from the coding sequence ATGTCAAGTGATGTGATTGTTCTGGGAGCGGGGCTTGCTGGCCTCAGCGCAGCCTATCATCTCGGCGGAGAGTGCGAGGTCTTCGAAAGGGAGGACTATCTTGGTGGCCACTGCCGCACCAAGAGCGTGGACGGATTCAATTTTGATGAAGGGGCTCACGTCTTTTTTGGCAAAGACGACTGCTCGCGTGAGTTCGTTTGGGAGCCGCTCGGTGATGAGATGATCGCCCATCGCGCGGAGATTTGGAACAACTACGACACGACGCGTTATGGCCGCTACCCTGTTCAAGCGAATGCCAACGCTTTGCCGCCTGAGCTGGCCACCAGGTGCGTGATGGATTTCGTCGAGGCCAGCCGGCAGCTTGAGCCGGAAGTTCGCACCTACGAGGAGTGGTGCTACGCATCTTTCGGGAAAACCTTCGCGGACGAGTTCATGCTGCGCTACGCACGCAAAGTCTGGACTGTCGAACCGCGTGAGATGAACACCGAATGGTTGGGCTCCAAGGTAGGAGGGCGAATCTCGAGGCCGTCGATGGAGCAAGTCATTCGAGGAGTGATCGATCCCAATCCACAAGAGTTGAATTACCTTACCGATTTTTCATATCCCGCGAGCGGCGGCTTCGGACGGATTATCGATCCTGTCGCATCCGGCGCCACACGGGTTCGACTCGGGTGCGGTGTGACGCGGATCGAGACGGATGCGCGACGGATTACCTTTGCGGATGGGACCGAGCGAAACTACACGGCGGCGATCTCGACAATCCCGCTGCCAACGCTTGTGCGTCTAGCCGCTGACGCTCCCGCGGAGGTGCGTGCTGCTGCCGAACGCTTGATGTGGACCTCAGTTCGTTGCGTGAATCTCGGCATAGCGCGGCCGGATGTTGGGCCTGGGCACTGGGTTTATTTCTACGATCACGACGTTCCGTTCTTTCGCGTGAGCTTTCCCTCTAAGTTCGCGCCTGACAACGCGCCGCCGGGACATAGCTCGATCTCCTGCGAAATCGCTTATTCTCGCCGGAAGCCGCTTAACGAAGACCGGCTGGTGGAACGCGTTGTTGAATCGCTCAGGCGCACCGGTATTCTCGAGGACTCGGACCGCATTGTAGTCGCCGATCAGATAAACATTCCCTACGCGTACGTCGTGTTCGATTTCAATCGCGAGCCCAGCCTACGCACAATCCACACGTGGATGGAGAGCGTTGGACTCTACGCGTGCGGACGTTTTGGAGAGTGGGGATACCACTGGAGCTTCGAGGCCATCGAGAGTGGAAGACGAGTGGCAGGCCGTGTGGCCGAGCAACTGGACATCGTCGTGTCGGTTTGA